In the genome of Candidatus Eisenbacteria bacterium, one region contains:
- a CDS encoding RNA polymerase sigma factor, with translation MQTLLTSGKDAAAAPLQTGALTDEEVVARVRAGDTHFFEVLMRRYNQRLYRAVRAILQNDADAEDALQQTYLNAYRHLAQFEGRARFSTWLTRIAVHEALSRRRRARDKPLGSGDAEQVERVVSAAPDPERQTYAGELGTLLESALAMLPHGYRSVFMLREIDGLNTAETAQQLRVSEGTVKTRLHRARDLLQRRLHEVTPAEAFRFGGSRCDTMVASVKSRLSGMNFADAGWVGGDAVSNLS, from the coding sequence GCAGCACCGCTTCAGACCGGTGCGCTCACCGACGAGGAAGTCGTGGCTCGAGTACGTGCAGGGGACACTCACTTTTTCGAGGTCCTCATGCGCCGCTACAACCAACGTCTCTATCGCGCCGTCCGCGCCATTCTCCAGAACGACGCGGACGCCGAGGACGCCCTTCAACAGACGTACCTCAATGCCTATCGTCACCTCGCTCAGTTCGAGGGACGGGCCAGGTTCTCCACATGGCTGACACGGATTGCCGTGCACGAGGCGTTGTCCCGACGGAGGCGGGCCCGGGACAAGCCGCTCGGATCCGGCGATGCCGAACAGGTCGAGCGTGTCGTTTCCGCCGCACCAGATCCAGAGCGTCAAACCTATGCAGGCGAACTGGGCACGTTGTTGGAATCAGCCCTTGCCATGCTGCCTCACGGATATCGCTCGGTGTTCATGCTGCGCGAAATCGATGGTTTGAACACCGCCGAGACCGCTCAACAGCTTCGTGTGAGCGAAGGCACCGTCAAGACACGACTCCACCGGGCAAGGGATCTGCTGCAGAGAAGGCTGCATGAGGTTACGCCCGCTGAGGCCTTCCGTTTCGGGGGGAGCCGGTGCGACACGATGGTCGCCTCGGTGAAGAGTCGGCTCTCTGGAATGAACTTCGCGGACGCCGGCTGGGTCGGCGGCGACGCGG